A region of Dermochelys coriacea isolate rDerCor1 chromosome 1, rDerCor1.pri.v4, whole genome shotgun sequence DNA encodes the following proteins:
- the LOC119863782 gene encoding claw keratin-like codes for MDGDVYLHPRKMTFSSFCYPECGVAQPSPVTGSCNEPCVRQCPDSEVVIRPSPVVVTLPGPILSNFPQQSEVAAVGAPVVGAGFGGSFGLGGLYGYGGRYGGLYGLGRYGGYGGLYGYGGLLGHGGYCGYPGLYGYGGLRGYGGYGRRYLGGYCGPC; via the exons ATGGATGGAGAT GTTTACCTCCATCCCAGAAAGATGACTTTCTCCAGCTTCTGCTATCCAGAATGCGGGGTGGCCCAACCCAGTCCAGTCACTGGAAGCTGCAATGAGCCATGTGTTAGGCAGTGCCCTGACTCTGAAGTGGTGATCAGACCCTCACCGGTTGTCGTGACCCTCCCAGGACCAATTCTCAGCAATTTCCCTCAGCAGAGCGAAGTGGCAGCCGTAGGAGCACCTGTGGTTGGAGCTGGTTTTGGAGGCTCATTCGGTTTGGGGGGATTGTACGGCTACGGAGGCCGTTATGGAGGGTTGTATGGTTTAGGGAGATATGGTGGTTATGGGGGCCTTTATGGTTATGGGGGATTATTGGGCCATGGGGGATACTGCGGTTATCCGGGCCTTTATGGTTATGGGGGATTACGGGGATACGGGGGATATGGCCGTAGGTATCTTGGTGGATATTGTGGGCCATGTTAA